Proteins encoded within one genomic window of Oryza glaberrima chromosome 12, OglaRS2, whole genome shotgun sequence:
- the LOC127757067 gene encoding xylan O-acetyltransferase 13: MWSALFSHLREVHKRSGVKEEKLIMKSPPAAGEAGCHKPQATATNKMTVLQSPLGLRTILTSLVAFFIVVSSVSLLFDRGQDAQAQLAVEQHQHQEVLLKQKPASAAVGEQKSVVVDQSSLRSQEAQVQWTSELQDVATDSGDGGFDGEEDCNWSLGRWVYDNASRPLYSGLKCSFIFDEVACDKYGRNDTKYQHWRWQPHGCNLPRFNATKFLEKLRNKRLVFVGDSVNRNQWVSMVCMVEHFIPDGRKMRVYNGSLISFKAFEYNATIDFYWSPLLLESNSDNPIIHRVEYRIIRADRIEKHANVWKDADFIVFNSYLWWRKQRDGMMMKVMYGSFEDGDAKLDEVQMVDGYEIALKKLTEYLGANINKNKTRIFFAGSSPAHSWASNWGGDDNNKCLNETEPIQIEDYRSATTDYGMMDKAKEIFGTLEPKGIHVQILNITQLSEYRKDAHPTIFRRQYVPLTKEQIANPSIYADCTHWCLPGVPDVWNEFLYAYIMHK; encoded by the exons ATGTGGAGTGCTCTCTTCTCCCATCTGAGAGAGGTTCACAAGAGAAGCGGAGTTAAGGAGGAGAAGTTGATAATGAAGTCGCCACCAGCAGCAGGTGAGGCCGGCTGCCACAAGCCACAGGCGACTGCCACCAACAAGATGACGGTGCTGCAGTCCCCGCTGGGGCTCAGGACCATCCTCACCTCCCTCGTCGCCTTCTTCATCGTCGTCAGCTCCGTCTCCCTCCTCTTCGACCGCGGCCAGGATGCTCAGGCGCAGCTCGCCGTCGAGCAGCATCAGCACCAAGAAGTTCTGCTCAAGCAGAAGCCGGCATCAGCAGCAGTGGGCGAGCAGAAATCAGTGGTAGTAGATCAGTCGTCGTTGAGGAGCCAGGAGGCGCAGGTGCAGTGGACATCTGAGCTGCAGGACGTGGCCACggacagcggcgacggcggcttcgacggcgaggaggactgCAACTGGTCGTTGGGACGGTGGGTGTACGACAACGCGTCGCGGCCACTCTACTCCGGCTTGAAGTGCTCCTTCATCTTCGACGAGGTGGCCTGCGACAAGTATGGACGGAATGACACCAAGTACCAGCACTGGAGATGGCAGCCTCACGGTTGCAACCTTCCAAG ATTCAATGCCACAAAGTTTCTTGAAAAGCTTAGGAACAAGAGACTGGTTTTTGTGGGCGATTCAGTAAACAGAAATCAATGGGTGTCGATGGTGTGCATGGTGGAGCACTTCATCCCTGATGGCCGCAAGATGCGCGTTTACAACGGCTCCCTTATCTCCTTCAAAGCATTT GAGTACAATGCGACAATAGATTTCTACTGGTCACCACTGCTATTGGAATCAAACAGCGACAACCCCATAATTCACAGAGTGGAGTACCGGATCATAAGGGCAGACAGGATTGAGAAACACGCCAATGTCTGGAAGGACGCTGATTTCATCGTCTTCAACTCCTACCTTTGGTGGAGGAAGCAGAGGGATGGTATGATGATGAAAGTCAT GTATGGTTCATTTGAGGACGGGGATGCAAAGTTAGATGAGGTGCAAATGGTTGATGGTTATGAGATAGCTCTCAAGAAACTAACTGAATATCTTGGAGCCAATATCAACAAGAACAAGACTAGAATCTTCTTTGCAGGCTCATCACCTGCCCATTCCTG GGCTAGCAACTGGGGAGGAGATGACAACAACAAGTGTCTAAACGAAACAGAACCAATTCAGATAGAAGATTATAGGAGTGCAACCACAGACTACGGCATGATGGACAAGGCGAAGGAGATATTTGGAACACTGGAACCAAAGGGCATACATGTTCAGATACTGAACATTACCCAGCTTTCTGAGTACCGCAAGGACGCCCATCCAACGATATTCAGGAGACAGTACGTTCCTCTGACGAAAGAGCAGATTGCAAACCCGAGCATCTACGCAGACTGCACGCATTGGTGCCTCCCTGGAGTTCCTGATGTTTGGAACGAGTTCTTGTATGCATACATTATGCacaaatga
- the LOC127757984 gene encoding ferritin-1, chloroplastic-like: MLPPRVAPSSPAAAAAAAPTYLAAAASTPASVWLPVPRGAGAVAVCRAAGKGKEVLSGVVFQPFEELKGELSLVPQAKDQSLARQKFVDECEAAINEQINVEFNASYAYHSLFAYFDRDNVALKGFAKFFKESSDEERDHAEKLMKYQNMRGGRVRLQSIVTPLTEFDHPEKGDALYAMELALALEKLVNEKLHNLHSVASRCNDPQLTDFVESEFLEEQVEAIKKISEYVAQLRRVGKGHGVWHFDQKLLEEEA, from the exons ATGCTTCCTCCTAGGGTTGCCCCctcctctccggccgccgccgccgccgccgcgcctacctatctcgccgccgcggcctcgacCCCTGCTTCCGTCTGGCTGCCTGTGCCGCGTGGAGCCGGAGCCGTGGCAGTGTGCAGGGCCGCCGGGAAAGGGAAGGAGGTGCTCAGCGGCGTGGTCTTCCAGCCATTCGAGGAGCTCAAGGGGGAGCTCTCCCTCGTCCCCCAGGCCAAGGACCAGTCTCTTGCTAGGCAAAAGTTCGTCGACGAGTGCGAGGCCGCCATCAACGAGCAGATCAA TGTGGAGTTCAATGCATCGTACGCGTACCACTCCCTTTTCGCCTACTTTGACCGTGACAACGTTGCTCTCAAGGGATTCGCCAA ATTCTTCAAAGAATCCAGCGATGAGGAGAGGGATCACGCAGAGAAACTCATGAAGTACCAG AACATGCGTGGAGGCAGGGTGCGGCTCCAGTCCATCGTCACACCCTTGACAGAGTTCGACCATCCTGAGAAAGGGGATGCCTTGTATG CTATGGAGTTGGCCTTGGCTCTCGAAAAGCTTGTAAATGAGAAGTTGCACAACCTGCACAGT GTGGCATCGAGGTGCAATGATCCACAGCTGACCGACTTCGTTGAGAGTGAATTCCTTGAGGAGCAG GTTGAAGCCATCAAGAAGATCTCTGAGTATGTCGCCCAGCTGAGAAGAGTGGGAAAGGGGCATG GGGTGTGGCACTTTGATCAGAAGCTGCTTGAGGAAGAAGCTTGA
- the LOC127756308 gene encoding uncharacterized protein LOC127756308 isoform X2, with protein MPLPATPAHGAVHLPRHTGVSMDTSAEAIFVGPSPPVTADIEESLSDYTSMMEGWTKEHVLAARGLRNKVAPIRVEAMRLGIAADSAGITCFLDAFDECMKRVDLHLVTQKNSFQEFLGSPLQQTVPDTCPIVSSTKCVEVQHRREYETMHGTGSVPCNAAAPRKLRRACFCQKVWKPKEGARVGDVIDMIQRLGGARTTSAPAPAPYMLPVRSWQRHRWDVGGGLTADRIAELLDTRGPFIGTIWVCPWYDLFNSVEDEDLVYRSGCARSKMLQRLSEFCFGKDLVGLHSVLCFEYRICDGQLHIHILDNHETTGPQRWIHHSELEVHTITVERINHLGDRHIRYPHSGVS; from the exons ATGCCCCTGCCGGCGACTCCCGCCCACGGCGCCGTCCATCTACCGCGCCACACCGGTGTCTCCATGGACACCAGCGCTGAGGCCATCTTCGTCGGACCATCACCGCCTGTTACGGCTGACATCGAG GAGTCCTTAAGTGATTACACAAGTATGATGGAGGGTTGGACTAAAGAGCATGTATTGGCAGCACGTGGTCTTCGTAATAAG GTTGCGCCTATTCGTGTTGAGGCCATGCGCCTAGGGATTGCTGCTGACAGTGCTGGAATCACATGTTTTTTGGATGCTTTTGATGAGTGTATGAAGCGAGTTGATCTGCATCTAGTTACTCAGAAGAACTCATTTCAAGAATTTCTTGGTAGTCCACTACAGCAAACAGTTC CAGACACTTGTCCGATTGTCTCTTCCACCAAGTGCGTAGAGGTACAGCATAGAAGGGAGTACGAGACTATGCACGGGACTGGCTCCGTCCCCTGCAACGCCGCGGCCCCCCGCAAGCTGCGTAGGGCCTGCTTCTGCCAGAAGGTGTGGAAGCCGAAAGAGGGAGCTCGAGTGGGAGATGTGATTGATATGATACAGAGGTTAGGTGGAGCGAGGACGACAAGCGCACCAGCTCCAGCGCCATATATGCTGCCAGTGCGCTCGTGGCAGCGGCACCGGTGGGACGTTGGTGGTGGCCTGACTGCGGACCGCATCGCCGAGCTTCTTGACACACGCGGGCCTTTCATTGGAACCATATGGGTATGCCCATGGTATGATTTGTTCAACTCGGTTGAAGATGAAGATCTGGTTTACAGGTCAGGCTGTGCACGGAGCAAGATGCTTCAGAGGTTGAGCGAGTTCTGTTTTGGAAAGGATCTCGTCGGCCTTCATTCAGTGTTGTGCTTTGAATACCGCATCTGCGACGGACAACTCCACATACACATCTTGGATAACCACGAGACCACTGGACCGCAGCGATGGATTCATCACTCCGAGTTGGAGGTGCATACCATCACTGTGGAGCGGATCAATCATCTTGGTGACCGCCACATCAGGTATCCACACAGCGGAGTGTCTTGA
- the LOC127757068 gene encoding protein DOUBLE-STRAND BREAK FORMATION-like isoform X1 has protein sequence MAAAAAAAGDGDEHLLSLFASALSHRRFGDQELRLLDAALSAGADVPSLLHTRSSARCLLRKAAAQAFSSVPDLGTTLSTADFFARAFALAGDVESCLAMRYEALLLRQAEYSDDLHLQVSNEEWLTFAKDSLDNGFYTIASKAFANALVRIDPNHPGYLDSTNSILKKDKINDISGLQNLAKSLSALRSVQAQSAEYMKRKALGVDEKCNLHLKKTKLPGSSMFRLGIKTRNIQKLRCSRESNL, from the exons atggccgccgccgccgccgccgccggggatggGGACGagcacctcctctccctcttcgccTCCGCCCTCTCCCACCGCAG GTTTGGGGACCAGGAGCTCCGCCTACTCGACGCCGCGCTttccgccggcgccgacgtccCCTCGCTGCTCCACACTCGCTCATCCGCCCGCTGTCTGCTGCGCAAGGCCGCCGCCCAGGCATTCTCCTCCGTCCCCGATTTGGGTACCACCCTCTCCACGGCCGACTTCTTCGCGCGCGCCTTCGCCCTCGCCGGAGATGTCGAG AGTTGCCTTGCTATGAGATATGAAGCTCTGCTCCTGAGACAAGCCGAATACTCCGATGACCTTCATTTGCAAGTATCCAATGAAGAATGGCTAACTTTTGCAAAGGACTCTCTTGATAATGGTTTTTACACCATTGCTTCCAAG GCTTTTGCAAATGCTCTTGTGCGTATTGATCCCAACCACCCAGGATACTTGGACTCAACCAATTCTATTCTGAAGAAAGATAAGATCAATGATATAAGTGGACTCCAAAACTTGGCCAAGTCATTATCCGCACTGCGTTCTG TTCAGGCACAATCAGCTGAATACATGAAAAGGAAAGCTTTAGGGGTTGATGAAAAGTGTAATTTGCACTTGAAAAAAACAAAGCTACCTGGAAGCTCAATGTTTAGGCTAGGTATCAAAACAAGGAACATACAGAAACTACGTTGCAGCCGGGAGAGTAATCTGTAA
- the LOC127757068 gene encoding protein DOUBLE-STRAND BREAK FORMATION-like isoform X2 has translation MAAAAAAAGDGDEHLLSLFASALSHRRFGDQELRLLDAALSAGADVPSLLHTRSSARCLLRKAAAQAFSSVPDLGTTLSTADFFARAFALAGDVESCLAMRYEALLLRQAEYSDDLHLQVSNEEWLTFAKDSLDNGFYTIASKAFANALVRIDPNHPGYLDSTNSILKKDKINDISGLQNLAKSLSALRSGTIS, from the exons atggccgccgccgccgccgccgccggggatggGGACGagcacctcctctccctcttcgccTCCGCCCTCTCCCACCGCAG GTTTGGGGACCAGGAGCTCCGCCTACTCGACGCCGCGCTttccgccggcgccgacgtccCCTCGCTGCTCCACACTCGCTCATCCGCCCGCTGTCTGCTGCGCAAGGCCGCCGCCCAGGCATTCTCCTCCGTCCCCGATTTGGGTACCACCCTCTCCACGGCCGACTTCTTCGCGCGCGCCTTCGCCCTCGCCGGAGATGTCGAG AGTTGCCTTGCTATGAGATATGAAGCTCTGCTCCTGAGACAAGCCGAATACTCCGATGACCTTCATTTGCAAGTATCCAATGAAGAATGGCTAACTTTTGCAAAGGACTCTCTTGATAATGGTTTTTACACCATTGCTTCCAAG GCTTTTGCAAATGCTCTTGTGCGTATTGATCCCAACCACCCAGGATACTTGGACTCAACCAATTCTATTCTGAAGAAAGATAAGATCAATGATATAAGTGGACTCCAAAACTTGGCCAAGTCATTATCCGCACTGCGTTCTG GCACAATCAGCTGA
- the LOC127757069 gene encoding LOB domain-containing protein 12-like, with protein MAGSGSGTPCASCKLLRRRCTSECVFAPYFPAEEAQRFAMVHRVFGASNVSKMLLDVPPPQRPDAVSSLVYEANARMRDPVYGCVAAISFLQQQVSQLQMQLALANAETAALQLQLQQQHQDQDEHHQQQCILENAAAHHQLMLQEAFLKKESMWT; from the coding sequence ATGGCGGGAAGCGGGAGCGGGACACCGTGCGCGTCGTGcaagctgctgcggcggcggtgcacgtCGGAGTGCGTGTTCGCGCCCTACTtcccggcggaggaggcgcagcGGTTCGCCATGGTGCACCGGGTGTTCGGCGCCAGCAACGTCAGCAAGATGCTGCTCgatgtgccgccgccgcagaggcCCGACGCCGTCAGCAGCCTCGTCTACGAGGCCAACGCCCGGATGAGGGACCCCGTCTACGGCTgcgtcgccgccatctccttTCTCCAGCAGCAAGTCTCCCAGCTCCAGATGCAGCTCGCCCTCGCCAACGCCGAGACCGCCgccctgcagctgcagctgcaacagCAGCACCAAGATCAAGATGAACACCACCAGCAGCAATGCATCCTGGAGAATGCTGCTGCTCATCACCAGCTGATGCTGCAAGAGGCATTCCTCAAGAAAGAGTCCATGTGGACATAA
- the LOC127756308 gene encoding uncharacterized protein LOC127756308 isoform X1, translated as MPLPATPAHGAVHLPRHTGVSMDTSAEAIFVGPSPPVTADIEESLSDYTSMMEGWTKEHVLAARGLRNKVAPIRVEAMRLGIAADSAGITCFLDAFDECMKRVDLHLVTQKNSFQEFLGSPLQQTVPCVEVQHRREYETMHGTGSVPCNAAAPRKLRRACFCQKVWKPKEGARVGDVIDMIQRLGGARTTSAPAPAPYMLPVRSWQRHRWDVGGGLTADRIAELLDTRGPFIGTIWVCPWYDLFNSVEDEDLVYRSGCARSKMLQRLSEFCFGKDLVGLHSVLCFEYRICDGQLHIHILDNHETTGPQRWIHHSELEVHTITVERINHLGDRHIRYPHSGVS; from the exons ATGCCCCTGCCGGCGACTCCCGCCCACGGCGCCGTCCATCTACCGCGCCACACCGGTGTCTCCATGGACACCAGCGCTGAGGCCATCTTCGTCGGACCATCACCGCCTGTTACGGCTGACATCGAG GAGTCCTTAAGTGATTACACAAGTATGATGGAGGGTTGGACTAAAGAGCATGTATTGGCAGCACGTGGTCTTCGTAATAAG GTTGCGCCTATTCGTGTTGAGGCCATGCGCCTAGGGATTGCTGCTGACAGTGCTGGAATCACATGTTTTTTGGATGCTTTTGATGAGTGTATGAAGCGAGTTGATCTGCATCTAGTTACTCAGAAGAACTCATTTCAAGAATTTCTTGGTAGTCCACTACAGCAAACAGTTCCA TGCGTAGAGGTACAGCATAGAAGGGAGTACGAGACTATGCACGGGACTGGCTCCGTCCCCTGCAACGCCGCGGCCCCCCGCAAGCTGCGTAGGGCCTGCTTCTGCCAGAAGGTGTGGAAGCCGAAAGAGGGAGCTCGAGTGGGAGATGTGATTGATATGATACAGAGGTTAGGTGGAGCGAGGACGACAAGCGCACCAGCTCCAGCGCCATATATGCTGCCAGTGCGCTCGTGGCAGCGGCACCGGTGGGACGTTGGTGGTGGCCTGACTGCGGACCGCATCGCCGAGCTTCTTGACACACGCGGGCCTTTCATTGGAACCATATGGGTATGCCCATGGTATGATTTGTTCAACTCGGTTGAAGATGAAGATCTGGTTTACAGGTCAGGCTGTGCACGGAGCAAGATGCTTCAGAGGTTGAGCGAGTTCTGTTTTGGAAAGGATCTCGTCGGCCTTCATTCAGTGTTGTGCTTTGAATACCGCATCTGCGACGGACAACTCCACATACACATCTTGGATAACCACGAGACCACTGGACCGCAGCGATGGATTCATCACTCCGAGTTGGAGGTGCATACCATCACTGTGGAGCGGATCAATCATCTTGGTGACCGCCACATCAGGTATCCACACAGCGGAGTGTCTTGA